The proteins below are encoded in one region of Macaca nemestrina isolate mMacNem1 chromosome 10, mMacNem.hap1, whole genome shotgun sequence:
- the LOC105474399 gene encoding LOW QUALITY PROTEIN: keratin, type II cuticular Hb5-like (The sequence of the model RefSeq protein was modified relative to this genomic sequence to represent the inferred CDS: substituted 1 base at 1 genomic stop codon) yields MASQSYRISSGRRVKNFSSRSAIVSKPGDRSCVSATAHHGGSPGGLGYRRLGGFGSQILCTVWSPRITVSCGWALHSRGRFGYPAGGLCKLSPPHITSVTINESLLIPLNLEIDPNAQGVKHEEKEQIKCLNNKFTAFIDKVRFLEQQNKLLETKLQFYXNRECCESNLEPLFQGYIATLQREAECVEADSGRLASELNCTQEALEGCKKKYEEELVLRATAENEFMMLKKDVDCACLRKVDLEANMEPLREEPVFLQSLYEEEIHLLQSQISDMSVVVKMDNSRELSMDLVVAEIKAQYDDIASRSQAEAETWYQTKCEEVKATVTQQGENLHRTKDELNELNRVIQRLTAEVENAKQQRCKLEATVAHSEQQGEAALSNAHCKLAELEGTLQKAKRDMACLLKEYQEVMNSKLGLDVEITTYCKLLEGEGIQLCEGVGSVNICKCEPFPGVVCGVVCGDLDSAASLRSEGVAISSGALCSPSVVGACSSARSVWFA; encoded by the exons ATGGCGAGCCAATCCTACCGCATCAGCTCTGGCCGCAGGGTCAAGAACTTTAGCTCCCGCTCTGCCATTGTGTCCAAGCCTGGGGATCGCAGCTGTGTCAGTGCCACGGCCCATCATGGGGGCAGTCCTGGGGGGCTAGGCTACAGGCGCCTGGGAGGCTTTGGCAGTCAGATCCTGTGTACGGTGTGGTCTCCCCGAATCACGGTGAGTTGTGGATGGGCCCTACACAGCAGAGGCAGGTTTGGCTACCCGGCAGGGGGCCTTTGTAAGCTCAGCCCGCCCCACATCACATCTGTCACCATCAATGAGAGCCTCCTCATACCCCTCAACCTAGAGATCGACCCCAATGCCCAGGGTGTGAAGCACGAGGAGAAGGAGCAGATCAAGTGTCTCAACAACAAGTTTACTGCCTTCATTGACAAG GTGCGCTTCCTGGAGCAGCAGAACAAATTGCTGGAGACCAAGCTGCAGTTCTACTAGAACCGCGAGTGCTGTGAGAGCAACCTGGAGCCCCTGTTCCAGGGCTACATTGCGACTCTGCAGCGGGAGGCCGAGTGCGTGGAGGCTGACAGCGGCAGGCTGGCCTCAGAGCTCAACTGCACACAGGAGGCTCTGGAGGGCTGCAAGAAGAA GTATGAAGAAGAGCTGGTCCTCAGGGCCACAGCTGAGAACGAGTTCATGATGCTGAAGAAG GATGTAGACTGCGCCTGTCTGCGCAAGGTGGACCTGGAGGCCAACATGGAGCCGCTAAGGGAGGAGCCAGTCTTCCTGCAGTCCCTCTACGAGGAG GAAATCCACCTCCTTCAATCACAAATCTCTGACATGTCTGTGGTGGTGAAGATGGACAACAGCCGGGAGCTCAGCATGGACTTGGTTGTGGCCGAGATCAAGGCTCAGTATGATGATATTGCCAGTCGCAGCCAGGCGGAGGCTGAGACCTGGTACCAAACCAAG TGCGAGGAGGTGAAGGCCACAGTCACCCAGCAGGGTGAGAACCTCCACAGAACCAAGGATGAGCTCAACGAGCTGAACCGCGTGATCCAGAGGCTGACGGCAGAGGTGGAGAACGCCAAGCAGCAG CGCTGCAAGCTGGAGGCCACGGTGGCCCACTCTGAGCAGCAGGGTGAGGCAGCCCTCAGCAATGCCCACTGCAAGCTGGCCGAGCTGGAGGGCACCCTGCAGAAGGCCAAGCGGGACATGGCCTGCCTGCTCAAGGAGTACCAGGAGGTGATGAACTCCAAGCTGGGCCTGGACGTGGAGATCACCACTTATTGCAAACTGCTGGAGGGCGAGGGGATCCA GCTGTGTGAAGGCGTGGGCTCAGTCAATATCTGTAA GTGTGAGCCGTTCCCAGGCGTGGTCTGCGGTGTGGTCTGCGGGGACCTGGACTCCGCTGCCTCCCTTCGCTCAGAGGGTGTGGCCATCAGCAGTGGTGCACTGTGTTCCCCCTCTGTGGTGGGGGCCTGCTCCAGTGCCCGATCTGTGTGGTTTGCGTAG